The DNA region TAATTTATGGCTGCACCCATTACCCACACCTGGCCCCTGTTCTGCGGCGCATTTTGCCTGCCTCTGTGCAATTGATTGATCCAGCCGCCCATGTGGTGGCCGCCGCGGCTCGTGAACTGGATCTTTTGGGATTGAGAAATTTACGATCGCCCCATCCTACCCGGTTTTATGTCAGTGGTTGTGCTGATACGTTCAGCCAATTAGCGACTCAATGGTTGGGACACACCCCGATCGTGGAACAAATTGCCCTACCAGAACTCTGGTATCAATCCGCTGCTTTGGAACCTGTTGAGTAATCAACGACTGAGCGCGATCGCCGCATTTTGCCCCCCAAACCCGAAGCTGAAGCACAGGGCGGTTTGCAGTGCCGTCGATCGCGCAACTGTCACCAAATCGAGATCAAATTCACTCTGCTTCAGCCCTGCAGTAGGTGGCACGGCCTGCTGTTGTAGGGCCAGTAGACAGAACGCGGCTCCTAATGCTCCAGAGGCTCCAATGGTATGGCCTGTAGCTCCTTTCGTTGAACTCGTTGGCGGTTTGTGGGGAAACAGCGTCTGAATCAGATGCGCCTCATTGCGATCGTTTAATGCTGTAGCCGTACCGTGGGCATGAATGTAGTCAATCTCCTCTGAGAACAGGCCGCTCCGCTCCAGACATTGCTGCACGGCAGCGATCGCGGCCCGACTTCCCGGTTCTGGCGCACTCACATGAAAGCCATCTGCCGTTAAGCCAAATCCTAAGATGCGTCCATACACCGGAGCCGATCGCTGCTTGGCCAGAGTTGCTGATTCCAGGATCAGTACGGCTCCTCCTTCTCCTAGCACCAATCCCTCGCGATCGCGGTCAAAGGGATACGCTCCGGTGCGAGCCAACGCCCCCATTTGTTGAAAGCCAGTGATTGTCAGCGGCGTAATCGGTGCTTCGACTGCTCCTGCTACCACCCGGTCATATTCTCCTGAGCGAATCAGTTCATATCCCTGGGCGATCGCCCACAGTCCCGTAGCACAGGCGGCCATGGGCGATCGTACAGCCCCTTGAGTACCGATGTACTGAGCGGCGGCGATCGCGGCGGTATGAGGTAAAGTCTCCAGCCAGGTTGGAGGCAAAGAGGGGAGTGAGTGGGGAGTGGGCAGGATTGAGTGTAGAATTGCCCATTCTTCCCAACGGGCCTGGTTGCCTCGACTGGAACCAACAACGATGGCGCAATCGGGCAAAGGAG from Leptodesmis sichuanensis A121 includes:
- a CDS encoding beta-ketoacyl-ACP synthase — translated: MACSQEVVVTGIGLVSALGCLESSWKKVLAGESGIHIEQPFPELAPCPLALTNRYPARLEPLTEQVVQAALQDAGLSPPLPDCAIVVGSSRGNQARWEEWAILHSILPTPHSLPSLPPTWLETLPHTAAIAAAQYIGTQGAVRSPMAACATGLWAIAQGYELIRSGEYDRVVAGAVEAPITPLTITGFQQMGALARTGAYPFDRDREGLVLGEGGAVLILESATLAKQRSAPVYGRILGFGLTADGFHVSAPEPGSRAAIAAVQQCLERSGLFSEEIDYIHAHGTATALNDRNEAHLIQTLFPHKPPTSSTKGATGHTIGASGALGAAFCLLALQQQAVPPTAGLKQSEFDLDLVTVARSTALQTALCFSFGFGGQNAAIALSR